The following nucleotide sequence is from Agromyces sp. SYSU T00194.
TCGCCGCGCTGTTCCGCCGGTCGCTGCAGTTCCGCACGGTCCTCATCACGATCTCCCTGTCGGGCCTCGCGATCCTGGTGATCGGCCTGTACATCTCGTTCAGCATCGCCTCGAACCTCTTCCAGACCCGTCTCGACCAGGTGCTCGACGCCTCCACGAACGCGGAGACCGCCGCGCAGGCGGTGCTCGACTCGTCGGACGCGACCGACCGCGCCGCGCTGCAGAGCGTGCTGCGCTCGGCGATCGAGCGGGCCAGCGTGACGGCGTCGAGCTCGCTCGTCGCCGTCTACCGCGCGCCCGGGCAGGAGTCGTCGACGATCGCGCCGCAGGACCAGGGCACGAACCAGCTCACCAACACCATCACCGACCAGCTCCGCCAGACCGTGCAGGACAACCCGGGGAGCCAGTTCTGGCAGTCGGTCGAGTTCGTCGAGCTGGACGAGTCCACCGTCCCGGGCGTGGTCGTGGGCACCGACGTGGAGGTCCCGAGCGCCGGCCGGTACGAGCTGTACATCGGCTACAACCTCGCCGACGCCGACGCGACGCTGGCGTTCATGCAGTTCACGGGCGTCGTCGGCGCGATCGCGCTGCTCGTGCTGCTCGCCGTGATCACGCTCCTGGTGGTCCGCTGGGTGATCGAGCCGATCCAGGCCGTGTCGGCGACGAGCCGGAGGTTCGCCGACGGCGACCTCGGCGTGCGCATGCCCACCAAGGGCGAGGACGAGCTCGCGACGCTCGCGGAGTCGTTCAACGGCATGGCCGACAGCCTGCAGCAGCGCATCCACGAGCTGGCGGAGCTCTCCGTCATGCAGCAGCGGTTCGTGTCCGACGTGTCGCACGAGCTCCGCACCCCGCTCACCACGATCCGGCTGGCTGGCGACGTGCTCTACCAGCAGCGCGAGGACTTCCGGCAGTCGACCTCGCGCACGGTCGAGCTGCTGCACACGCAGACCGAGCGCTTCGAGACGCTGCTCGCCGACCTGCTCGAGATCAGCCGGTACGACGCCGGCTCGGTCGAGCTCGAGGCCGAGCCGACCAACCTCGTGCACCTGGCGACGGATGCCGTCGACGGCATGCGCTCGCTCGCCGAGGAGCGCGGCTCCGACATGCGCGTCGTCGCGCCCGGCGGCCACCTCGACGCGGAGGTCGACCCGCGGCGCATCCGGCGCGTCGTGCGCAACCTCCTCGGCAACGCGATCGAGCACGGCGAGGGCAGGCCCATCGTGGTCTCGGTCGACAGCGACGAGCACGCCGTCGCCATCGCCGTGCGCGACTACGGGCTCGGCATGACCGCCGAGGACGCGGACCGCGTGTTCGACCGCTTCTGGCGGGCCGACCCGAGCCGCAAGCGATCGATCGGCGGTACCGGACTCGGGCTCGCCATCTCGCTGGAGGACGCCCACGTGCACGGCGGATGGCTCGAGGTGTGGTCGTCGCCCGGCGCGGGATCCTGCTTCCGACTCACCCTCCCGCGCGTGGCGGGCGGGGTCCTCGCCTCCTCGCCGCTGCCCCTGCCGCCCGAGGACGCCGAGGGCACGGACCACGAGGTGGCCCGCCTCGTCGGATCGGTCGGCACGACGGGGCCCGTGCCCACGGTCGACGACGCGTCGACCCCGACGACGGAGGTCGATCGTGCGTAGCATCCGCCATGCGGCGTCCATCGCCGCGCTCGCGACCCTCGCGCTGCTCGCGGGGTGCGCGTCGATCCCCACCTCGGGCGGCGTGAACGCCGGGCAGGTCACGACCGGCGAGGAGACGGTCGAGGTCGACGTCGTGGCCTCCGGCCCCGTCTCGGGCAGCTCGCCCGAGCAGATCCTGCGCGGATTCGTCGACGCGGCCGCCAGCCCGCGCAACAACTACCAGACGGCGCGCCTGTTCCTCACCCCGACCTTCGCGGAGGAGTGGACGCCGGACGCCGGCGCGACGGTCGACCGCATCTCCGCCCGCCAGTACGTCGAGCTCGACGAGAACAGCTGGCGCATCCAGGCGGAGCCCGTGGCGGGCCTCACCGAGACGGGCGAGTACGACGACACGGTCTCGGACTCGCGGGTCACGCTCGACTACGAGCTGACCCAGGTCGCGGGGGAGTGGCGCATCTCGCGCGCCCCGCAGGGCGTGCTCGTGGACGACGCGATCTTCGACATCGCATTCGCGCAGTACCCGCTGTACTTCTACGACCCGACCACCACCTACCTCGTGCCCGACGTGCGCTGGTTCGCCCGGCGCGAGTCGACCCAGACCAGCATCGTGCGCGAACTGCTGCGCGGTCCGGCCGAGTGGCTCACGGCGGGCGTGGTCAGTGCGATCCCCGACGGCCTGCGGCTCGATCCCGGCGCCGTGCCGGTCGAGTCGCGCATCGCGGAGATCGCGCTCACCGGCGACGTGACCGACGACCTGCGCACGCTGCAGCTCATGCAGCTGCAGTTCCAGGAGAGCCTCGCCTCGGTGCGCGGCATCGAGGACGTGGACCTGCGGTTCAACGGCGCCGACGACGAGATCCCCGACCTCGCGCTGTCGGTGCCGGTGCTGAACCCGCGGGTCGACCCGCGCACCGTCGTGTACCGCGACGGCGAGTTCGGCTACCTGTCGACCTCCTCGCAGGAGGTGGCGCGCATCGACGGCGTCTCCGACGCGGTCGAGGCGCTGCAGCCGCTGGACGCCGCCGTCGGCAGGGACGGCGAGACGGTCGCCGTGCTCGCGGCGTCGGGGGCGTGGGTGGTCCGCGCCGGCCGGGACGCCGAACGGGTCGACGCCCGCGAGGGGCTCGTCACTCCGGCGATCGACGGGTTCGGCATCGTGTGGACCGCGACCACCGGGCGCGCCGACGAGATCGCCTGGCATGCGCCGGACGGCTCGCAGGGGATCGTGGCGACCCCCTGGCCCGAGTCCGCCGGCATCGCCGCCCTCTCCGTCTCGCGCGACGGCACGCGCCTGGTCGTCCTCGTCCAGGCGGGCGAGCGCACGCAGCTCGAGGTCGCATCCATCGCCCGCGCCGACCAGCTCAACCTGCCGGACGCGCTCGGCGGACGCCTGGCGCTGACCGCGGTCGACGGCACGGCGCGCGACGTGGCGTGGCTCGGTCCGAGCACCGTCGCGTCGCTCACGACCGGGACCGACGGCGACACCATCGTCGTCACGCAGGACGTCGGCGGCACGAGCACCACCCGCGACGGGCCCGAGGACGCGCGCGAGATCGTGGGCGGCAACACGGTGCGCGAGGCGCGCATCCTCACCGCCGACGGAGACCTGGACCAGCAGAGCGGCGTGGCCTGGCAGGTGCGCTCCACCGGCATCGCGTTCGTCGCCTCGCAGCAGGGCTGAGCCGCCCTCCACAGGACGCGACCCGCGGGTCGGCCCGCCCCGATCACCGGCCGGGCGGATGCCGCGGGCGCGGCGCGCGAGCATGGTCCGGTGATCGACCCCGTGCTCGGCGCCCTGCACGACGCGGCCGCCGTGCTGCTGCCCGTGCGGTGCGCCGGATGCGGAGCCGACGGGCGCAGCGTGTGCGTCGCCTGCACACGGGCGCTGCACCCGCGCCCGGCCGAGGACGCGCGGGGCGACCTCGCCTTCGTCGCGGCGCTCGAGTACGGCGGGGCGGTACGCGCCGTGCTGGCCGCCTACAAGGACGGCGGGCGCATCGACGCCGCCGCCGCCCTGGCGCCCGCGCTCGCGGCCGCGGTCGCAGCGGCGGCGGCGCGCGCGGCGCGGGGCGGGAGTCCGCCCGAACTCGTCTGCGTGCCGTCCGCGGCCGCAGCACGGCGCGCCCGCGGGTACCACCCCGTGGAGCTGCTGCTCCGGCGCGGCGGGCTGCGGTCGGCGCGCCTGCTCGCCCGCACCGGGAGCCGCACGGACCAGGCGGGCCTGGGCCTCGCCGCGCGCGAGCGGAACGCCGCCGGTGCGCTGCGGGCGCTGCCGCGGGCACGGGGACGGCGCGTGATCCTGGTCGACGACATCGTCACCACGGGTGCCACCGCGCGGGAGGCGGTGCGTGCGCTGACGGCCGGCGGCGCGGACGTCGCCGGGGTCGCGGCGCTCGCGCGGACGCCTCGCCGGACGTCGTCGGGGCTCCCTCGGGCGACCGAGAGGCGGGCCGATCCGCTTCATGGCGGGCGCACGTGAAGCCCTCGGCGAACGTTCGGAAACCATCGCGTGACTTTGCCGGTGCGCCGGGTTAGCGTGAGAGCAAGGCGTGGAGCACTCGCCCCTCCGCCGGGCGGCACGCCGGATCAGGGAGGTCGTCATGGAACTGAACATCGTCGGACGCAACTTGGGGATCACCGACCGTTTCCGCGACTACGCCGGCGAGAAGGCCGAGAAGGTCGAACACCTGGCGGAACGTGCCCTCGCCCTCGACGTGAAGGTGAGCAGGCACCACGAGACCAACGGGAACAGCGGGCCCGACCGGGTGGAACTCACCCTGATCGGGAAGGGCCCCGTCGTCCGGGCCGAGGCAGACGGCCAGGACAAGTACGCCGCGTTCGACGTCGCCCTCGGGCGCCTGCTGGAACGGATCCGCAGGGCCAAGGACCGCAGGAAGGTCCATCGAGGGCAGCACCGGCCGAAGTCGCTCCGCGAGGCGAGCAGCGACGGGTTCTTCGGCCACGGCGTGCAGCCCGCGGATGCCGCGGTGCTCGAGCGCGTGCGTGACGGCAGCGGCCCCGTGGAGGACGTCGCGGAGGCCGAGCAGGAGGACGAGTACTGCCCGGTCGTGATCCGGCGGAAGGTCTTCGCCACGACCCCGATGACGGTCGACGACGCGCTCTACTTCATGGAGCTGGTCGGCCACGACTTCTACCTCTTCATCGATTCCGAGAACGGGCGCCCGAGCGTGGTGTACCGGCGCAAGGGGTGGGACTACGGCCTGATCGGCCTCGACGAGCAGGCCGACGCCGCGAGCCCGGAGGGGCTCGAGGAGCAGCTCGTGCAGGCCGGCGCGGCCCGCGGCTGAGTGGCGCGCGGGACGGCGGCGACCGCCGCCGTCCCACCGTCTCGGCGCGTGTGTCCACGGAGGTGCCGGGGCACACAGCCGTCTCGCCGATACGATTGCTATGATCGACCGCTGCGGGCCGACGCGACCTTGATCGCGCCCCGCGAGCGGCGCGGATCACGCGCCGTACGACGAGTGGAGAGCATCCGTGGCCTCAATTCTGGAAAGGGTTCTTCGCGTCGGCGAAGGACGCACGCTCAAGCGACTGGAGCACTACGCGAAGGCGGTCAACGCCCTCGAGGAGGACTTCAGCTCACTGAGCGACGAGGAACTGAAGCACGAGACGGTCGAGCTGCGCGAGCGCTACGTCGGCGGCGAGTCGCTCGACGACCTGCTGCCCGAGGCGTTCGCGGCGATCCGCGAGGCCGCCAAGCGCACCCTCGGCATGCGCCCGTACGACGTGCAGCTCATGGGCGGCGCGGCGCTGCACCTCGGCAACATCGCCGAGATGAAGACCGGTGAGGGCAAGACGCTCGTCGCGACGACGGCCGCGTACCTGAACGCGCTCGCCGGTCGTGGCGTGCACATCATCACGGTCAACGACTTCCTCGCGAGCTACCAGTCCGAGCTCATGGGCCGCGTGTTCCGCGCGCTCGGCATGACCACCGGATGCATCGTGGCCGGCCAGACCCCGGCCGAGCGCCGCGAGCAGTACCAGGCCGACATCACCTACGGCACGAACAACGAGTTCGGCTTCGACTACCTGCGCGACAACATGGCGTGGCAGTCGGCCGACATGGTCCAGCGCGGCCACTTCTTCGCGATCGTCGACGAGGTCGACTCGATCCTCATCGACGAGGCGCGCACGCCGCTCATCATCTCCGGCCCCGCGTCGGGCGAGGCGAACCGCTGGTTCGGCGAGTTCGCGCGCCTCGCGCAGCGGCTCGTGCCCGGCGAGGACTTCGAGGTCGACGAGAAGAAGCGCACCGTCGGCGTGCTGGAGCCCGGCATCGAGAAGGTCGAGGACTACCTCGGCATCGACAACCTCTACGAGTCGGCCAACACGCCGCTCATCTCGTTCCTCAACAACGCGATCAAGGCGTCTGCCCTGTTCAAGCGCGACAAGGACTACGTCGTCATGAACGGCGAGGTGCTCATCGTGGACGAGCACACCGGCCGCATCCTGGTCGGCCGCCGCTACAACGAGGGCATCCACCAGGCGATCGAGGCGAAGGAGGGCGTGCAGGTCAAGGCCGAGAACCAGACCCTCGCCACCGTCACCCTGCAGAACTACTTCCGTCTCTACTCCAAGCTCTCGGGCATGACCGGTACCGCCGAGACCGAGGCTGCCGAGTTCATGTCGACCTACAAGCTCGGCGTGGTCGCGATCCCGACCAACAAGCCGATGGTCCGCATCGACCAGCCCGACCTCGTCTACAAGAACGAGGAGGCGAAGTTCGCCCAGGTGGTCGAGGACATCGTCGAGCGCCACCGGAACGGCCAGCCCGTGCTCGTCGGCACGACGAGCGTCGAGAAGAGCGAGTACCTCTCTCGCCTCCTGGCGAAGAAGGGCGTGCGGCACGAGGTGCTGAACGCCAAGAACCACGCGCGCGAGGCGGCGATCATCGCGCAGGCCGGGCGCCTCGGCGCGGTCACCGTCGCGACGAACATGGCCGGCCGCGGCACCGACATCATGCTCGGCGGCAACGCCGAGTTCATCGCGGTGCAGGAGATGCACGAGAAGGGCCTCAGCCCCGCGGAGACGCCGGAGGAGTACGAGGCCGAGTGGGACGGCGTGTTCGACCGCGTCAAGTCGGCCGTCGCGACCGAGGCCGAGAAGGTGCTCGCCGCGGGCGGCCTCTACGTGCTGGGAACCGAGCGCCACGAGTCCCGTCGCATCGACAACCAGCTGCGCGGCCGCTCCGGCCGCCAGGGCGACCCGGGGGAGAGCCGGTTCTACCTGTCGCTCACCGACGACCTCATGCGCCTGTTCAACTCGGGCGCCGCCGAGAGCCTGATGTCGCGCGGCGTGCCGGACGACGTGGCCATCGAGTCGAAGGTCGTCACCCGTGCCATCCGCTCGGCGCAGTCGCAGGTCGAGGTGCGCAACGCGGAGATCCGCAAGAACGTCCTGAAGTACGACGACGTGCTCAACCGCCAGCGCGAGGCCATCTACGGCGATCGCCGGCACATCCTGCAGGGCGACGACCTGCACGAGCGCACGCAGCACTTCCTCGAGGACGTCATCGACGAGGTGCTCGACCAGCACATCGGCGAGGGCAACCCCGACGAGTGGGACTTCGACGCGCTCTGGGCGGAGCTGAAGACGCTCTACCCGATCGGCATCACCATCGACGAGGTCGTGGCCGAGGCGGGCGAGAAGGGTCGCATCAACCGCGAGTTCGTGCGCAGCGAGATCCTCTCCGACGCGAAGCTCGCCTACGGTCGCCGCGAGGAGCAGCTCGGCTCGCCGGCCATGCGCGAGCTCGAGCGCCGCGTGGTGCTCTCGGTCATCGACCGACGCTGGCGCGACCACCTGTACGAGATGGACTACCTGAAGGACGGCATCGGCCTGCGCGCCATGGCGCAGCGCGACCCGCTGGTCGAGTACCAGCGCGAGGGCTACGCGATGTTCCAGCAGATGATGGGCTCCATCCGCGAGGAGACCGTCGGGTTCCTCTTCAACCTCGAGGTCGAGGTGAACCCGGCCGGCGCCGCGGGCCCGACGATCGCCGCACGCGGCCTCACCCGCGCGGAGGCGCCGGAGGACAAGCTGAGCTACAGCGCCCCGAGCGACTCGGGCGGCGTCGAGGTGCGCAACCAGCGCGGTCAGGTGCAGCAGGCGGCGACGCAGCGCGCACGTCGTGCGGTCGCCGCGCAGCAGCTGGCGCCGCGTCCGACGGGGCAGGAGGTCGCGCGCGGGGCGTTCGGCCAGCCGACCTCCGCGGAGTCGGGGGCCGACGAGGCGCCGCAGAACCGCGCGCAGCGTCGTGCCCAGGAGCGCCGGGGGCGCTGAGCCGGAGCATGTTCCCGGGCACGCGGCGCGCCGCCTGCCCGGGAGTGCGCGGCGCGCGGCGACCGCGTCGGTGCGATGCGGTGGGCGCGCAGAAGCCCGGGTGGGTGCCGTGGGCACCGTCGCACCGGAGGACGCGGGTCCCGAGCGACCGCGTCAGCCGGTGAAGCGCGTCAGAGGACGCTGATGGCGCTCGCGCGCCAGCGGGCGTCGAGGCCCTCGAGTCGGATGGCCACGGCGCGCGAGCGCGCCTTGCTGTGGACCATCACCACGGCCTCGATGACCCCGTCGCGCGGTTCGCACTGCAGGATGCGCCCGATGCTGAATGCGGGGCGCGACGGCGCCTGGCCCTTCACGCGGCGGGCGCGGGCGCCGAGCACGACGCGCTTCAGCAGGTGCCGGTACACGTCGTCGTTCACCCAACGCGCCATCTGCTCGAGCTCGCGGGCGCCCGCGAGGACCTCGATCACGCAGCGCGTGAGGTTGGTCAGCAGCGGTTCCGGGTCTGGAAGCTCGCTGCGCGCCGACGGCTGTCGGGCGAAGAAATCGTCATCGAATGCGGTGCCGGAACCCCTGATGGCCCCCCTCGGTCCGACATCCCTCCTCACTGCTGCGGTCATGTCTGCTCCACACGGGATGCGTCGCCCGCCGGCCGTGACGGGCGACGAGACGGCCCCCGTCTCCGGGGGCCGAGTCGGTCATTGCTGAGCAAGTTACGTGCGTGTCATGCACGGTGTCAATAAGGAACCCTCATTGTGGATAAATCGTAGTCACACCGTAACCGGACGGTAGCTTTCGCTGGTGATGGGCGACGGATTCCTCGACGATCTCGACGCCGAGCTCGCCTTCGCGGACCGCGCGGACGCACGGGAGCTCCAGGCGGAGGAGGAGCGCCTGCGCGTCGCGCGGCTCGGCCTGCGCGACCGGATCGTGGGGATGGCGCGGGACCACGACGGACGGGGGATCCGCATCGACCTGCGCGATCGCACGAGCATCGTGCTCGCGCCGGAGCGGTCCGGACGCGACTGGGTGTCCGGTCGGGCGGCGGCGCCCGACGGGGCCGGCACGTTCCCGTGCGTGGTCCCGATGCACGCGATCCGCGCGATCGTCCCGGCGCGCGCGGACCTGCCGGCGAGCCTCGCGGCCACGGGCCCCGGGGAGGTGGGCGACCGGCTGGGGCTCGGCGCGGTGCTGCGCGACCTGTGCCGCCGACGCGCCGCGGTCACGATCGCCAGCGGCGGGCAGGTGCTGCACGGCACCATCGACCGCGTCGGCCGCGACCACCTCGACCTCGCCGTCCACGAGCCGGGCACCGCCCGTCGCGACGCGGACGTGCGGCAGGTGCGCATCGTCCCGTTCGCCGAGGTCGACCTCGTGCGGTGGTGACGCGCGCGGGCGGCACCGTCAGCTGCGGTGCGCCTCGCGGATGACGCGTCCCCCCGACAGCTCGGGGATGTTCGCGAAGTCGGACTGCAGCCAGAGGTTGAGGCGTCGAGCCTCCTCGTACTTCGCCTCGATGTACGACTCGAGCACGTCGCGCTCGACCCGCCAGACGCCGGCGCTCGTGATGCGGATCGCCGGCAGTTCGCCGGACCGTACGAGATCGGACGCCTCGGAGACGGAGATCCGCAAGGTCTCCGCCACGTCGCCGAGCGTCAGAAAACGCCCGACCGATTCCCCACCCGAGCTGGCCATGTGTCGATTATGGCGGGACGGTCTCGGAGCGTGATCTCGTGTGGATAACTTCACGGCGACCTCACATGTTCGGTCACGATGGGTCCGCCGCGCGCGGGGCGGCGGATGGGAGGCGGTCGGTGGCCGGTGCGGGAGCGGATGGCGGGAGCGTGCGCGTGCGGCGCGCGACGGACGTGCGGCTGGTCGTGGGGGTGCTGCTCGTGCTCGGGTCGGCGCTCGGCAGCTGGCTGCTCGTGGACGCGCTCGACCGGACCACGCGCGTCTACGCCGCGCCCGAGACGCTGGCCCCCGGCACCACGGTGCGCCTCGACGAGCTCGCCGTCGTGGACGTCCGGCTGGGGCCGAGCGCGGGGCACTACCTCGGCGTCGAGGAGGACGGCGAGCGCATCGTGCTCACCACCGTCCGCGCGGGCGAGCTCGTGCCCGCGGCCGCGCTCGGCGACGTCGCGGCCGATGCCCTCGCGACCGTCGTCGTGACGCCGGTCGCGCCGCTGCCCGCGGCGATCGCCGCGGGCACCCCCGTCGACCTGTGGGCCGCGGCACCCGTCGAGCGGGGCGCCTGGGGGCCGCCGGCGGTGCTCGTGCCGCGGGCGGTCGTGCAGGCCGTGCAGCGCGACGACGCGGCCATGGGCGGACTCGAGGCGGCGCCGGCGGTCGAGCTCGCGATACCGCGGGCCGACGTGCCCGCGGTGCTCGCCGCGATCTCGGCCGGCGACGCCATGCACCTGGTCGTCGCTCGCGCCGGCGGGGCCGGCTGAGGTGGCGCGCATCGCGCTGGTGCTCGGCCACGAGATCGAGGACCGCCTGCTCGCCGACGTGATCGACCACGGCCACGTCGTCGTCGCGCGCCTCGTCAGCGCCCACGAGCTCCTCGGGTCGCTCGACGCCCTCGCGCCCGAGGTGGTGCTGGTGGGAGCCGGGCGGGCGACGCTGGGCCGCGAGCTGCTCGCCGAGTGCGATGCCCGGGGCGTGCGGGTGGTGGCGCTGGCCGCGAACGACCTCGAACGCCACCACGCCCGGCACATCGGCCTGCTCGAGGTCGCCGACGCCGGCGCGGCGTGGCCGGAGATCGAGGCGCTCGTGCTGGGGCAGGCGCCACCGCCCGACGAGGAGGCGCACGGCGCCCGCCCGCGCGGCACGGTGATCTCGGTCTGGGGGCCGACCGGCGCGCCCGGCCGCACCACGCTCGCGGTCGAGCTGGCGGCGGCGTTCGCGCGCCGCGACCGGTCGGTCGTGCTCGTGGACGCCGATGCGTACGGGGGAGCGGTCGCCCCGCGTCTCGGCCTGCTCGACGCGGCACCGGGCTTCGCGGCGGCGTGCCGGCTCGCGGCATCCGACGCCCTCGACCGCGCGGAACTCGACCGCCTCGCGCAGCGCCACACGGCCGCGGGCGGATCGTTCCGCGTGCTCACGGGGCTCGCGGGGACGCGGCGCTGGCCGGAGCTCGCCGCCGACCGCGTCGCATCCGTGCTCGACGCCCTCCGCGGATGGGCGGAGGTGGTCGTGGTCGACACGGGGTTCTGCCTCGAGCGCGACGAGGAGCTCTCGACCGACGTGTTCGCGCCGCGGCGCAATGCCGCGACGGTCGCGGCGATCGAGGTCGCGGACCGCACCGTGGCAGTGGGCCAGGCGGACGCCGTCGGACTGTCGCGGCTCGTGCGCGGGTACGCGGACCTGCTCGAGTGCACCGACGCGTCGCGCGTGCACCCGGTGGTGAACCGGGTGCGAGGCTCCGTGCTCGGCGTGGACGCCGGCGGGCAGGTCCGGCACGCGCTGCACCGGCTCGCCGGCATCGCCGACGCGACGCTCCTCCCCGACGACCGGCGCGCGGCCGACGCGGCACTGCTCGCCGCACGGCCCGTCGCCGAGGCCGCCCCGCGGTCGGCCCTGGCGTCGGCCGTCGCCGGCCTCGCCGAGCGGGTCCTCCCGGGTACGGCGACCGCGGCGTCACCGCGGCGGGGCCGGCGCACCCCCGCGCGCGTGTGAGGCGTCGCCGCGCGCGCGAAGTACGCTGGGGATCGTGTCGACGCTCAGTGACCTCGTTCTCGCCCAGGGCCGCAGCAGCGAGGAGGACCTCGACTGGCTGCACATGCTGGTGGGCGACCTGCAACTCCTGGCGGACCTCGCGTTCGCCGACATCGTGCTCTGGGCCCCCGGCGCGGACGCCCCGTTCGTCGCGGTCGCGCACGCCCGGCCGTCGGGCGCGGCGACGCTGTTCTACCGCGACTTCGTCGGCCAGCCCGTGAAGGACGACTGGCGCGACCTCGTCACGCGCGCGTACGACACCGGAACGGTGGTCGACTCCTCGGCCCTCGACTGGTACGAGGAGATGCCCACGCGCATGCGCGCCGTGCCCGTGAAGCGGCGGCTCCAGACGACCGGCCCCGAGGTGACCGAGCGCCCCATCGCGGTACTCACCCGGCACTCCAACCTCAGCCAGTCGCGCACGCCGAGCCGCCAGGAGCTCACCTTCAACGACTGCGCCGACGAGCTGTTCGCGATGATCGCGTCCGGGGACTTCCCCGACCTCGGCGCGCCGTCCGGCCCGCGGCGAGGCGCCCCCCGCGCATCCGACGGGCTGATCCGCCTCGACGTCGACGGGGTGACCACCTTCGCCAGCCCCAATGCGCTCTCCGCGTTCTACCGCATGGGCTTCGCCGAGGAGCTCGAATCGGAGTCGCTGGCCGAGGTGACCACCCGGCTGCTCGCGGGCCGCCTCGAGGTGGACGAGTCGCTGCCCCTGGTCGTCACCGGCCGGGCGCCGTGGCGCACCGACATCGAGTCGAAGGGCGTGACGGTCACGCTCCGGGCGATTCCGATCCGGCACCGGGGGGAGCGGGTCGGCGCGATCGTGCTCTGCCGCGACGTCACCGAGATGCGGCACCAGGAGCAGGAGCTCATCACCAAGGACGCGACGATCCGCGAGATCCACCACCGGGTGAAGAACAACCTCCAGACCGTCGCGTCGCTGCTGCGCATCCAGGCGCGGCGCACCCACTCCGAGGAGGCGCGCAGCGCGCTCACCCAGGCGATGCGGCGGGTCGGCGCGATCGCGGTCGTGCACGACACCCTCTCGGAGGGCCTCAGCCAGAACGTCGACTTCGACCAGGTGTTCGACCGTGCGCTGCTGCTCGTCGCCGAGGTCGCGGCCGCGCACAACACGACGGCCCACCCGAAGCGGACGGGCACGTTCGGGGTCCTCCCGAGCGCGTACGCGACGCCCCTCGCGCTCGCGCTCACGGAACTCGTCACGAACGCCGTCGAGCACGGGCTCGCCGGGCAGGAGGGCGACGTGGAGATCACCGCGGAACGCACGAGCGACACCCTCACGGTCGAGGTGCGCGACACCGGCTCCGGCCTGCCCGAGGGGAAGGTCGGCGAGGGGCTCGGAACGCAGATCGTGCGCACCCTCATCCAGGGCGAGCTGGGCGGCACGATCGACTGGCACACCGTGGTGGGCACCGGCACGGAGGTCACGATCTCGGTGCCGATGCGCTGGATCACGCAGTCGTGACCCGA
It contains:
- the mtrB gene encoding MtrAB system histidine kinase MtrB; the protein is MRGDGDQPPITWRSWRSWPRQFAALFRRSLQFRTVLITISLSGLAILVIGLYISFSIASNLFQTRLDQVLDASTNAETAAQAVLDSSDATDRAALQSVLRSAIERASVTASSSLVAVYRAPGQESSTIAPQDQGTNQLTNTITDQLRQTVQDNPGSQFWQSVEFVELDESTVPGVVVGTDVEVPSAGRYELYIGYNLADADATLAFMQFTGVVGAIALLVLLAVITLLVVRWVIEPIQAVSATSRRFADGDLGVRMPTKGEDELATLAESFNGMADSLQQRIHELAELSVMQQRFVSDVSHELRTPLTTIRLAGDVLYQQREDFRQSTSRTVELLHTQTERFETLLADLLEISRYDAGSVELEAEPTNLVHLATDAVDGMRSLAEERGSDMRVVAPGGHLDAEVDPRRIRRVVRNLLGNAIEHGEGRPIVVSVDSDEHAVAIAVRDYGLGMTAEDADRVFDRFWRADPSRKRSIGGTGLGLAISLEDAHVHGGWLEVWSSPGAGSCFRLTLPRVAGGVLASSPLPLPPEDAEGTDHEVARLVGSVGTTGPVPTVDDASTPTTEVDRA
- a CDS encoding GerMN domain-containing protein; the encoded protein is MRSIRHAASIAALATLALLAGCASIPTSGGVNAGQVTTGEETVEVDVVASGPVSGSSPEQILRGFVDAAASPRNNYQTARLFLTPTFAEEWTPDAGATVDRISARQYVELDENSWRIQAEPVAGLTETGEYDDTVSDSRVTLDYELTQVAGEWRISRAPQGVLVDDAIFDIAFAQYPLYFYDPTTTYLVPDVRWFARRESTQTSIVRELLRGPAEWLTAGVVSAIPDGLRLDPGAVPVESRIAEIALTGDVTDDLRTLQLMQLQFQESLASVRGIEDVDLRFNGADDEIPDLALSVPVLNPRVDPRTVVYRDGEFGYLSTSSQEVARIDGVSDAVEALQPLDAAVGRDGETVAVLAASGAWVVRAGRDAERVDAREGLVTPAIDGFGIVWTATTGRADEIAWHAPDGSQGIVATPWPESAGIAALSVSRDGTRLVVLVQAGERTQLEVASIARADQLNLPDALGGRLALTAVDGTARDVAWLGPSTVASLTTGTDGDTIVVTQDVGGTSTTRDGPEDAREIVGGNTVREARILTADGDLDQQSGVAWQVRSTGIAFVASQQG
- a CDS encoding ComF family protein: MIDPVLGALHDAAAVLLPVRCAGCGADGRSVCVACTRALHPRPAEDARGDLAFVAALEYGGAVRAVLAAYKDGGRIDAAAALAPALAAAVAAAAARAARGGSPPELVCVPSAAAARRARGYHPVELLLRRGGLRSARLLARTGSRTDQAGLGLAARERNAAGALRALPRARGRRVILVDDIVTTGATAREAVRALTAGGADVAGVAALARTPRRTSSGLPRATERRADPLHGGRT
- the hpf gene encoding ribosome hibernation-promoting factor, HPF/YfiA family — encoded protein: MELNIVGRNLGITDRFRDYAGEKAEKVEHLAERALALDVKVSRHHETNGNSGPDRVELTLIGKGPVVRAEADGQDKYAAFDVALGRLLERIRRAKDRRKVHRGQHRPKSLREASSDGFFGHGVQPADAAVLERVRDGSGPVEDVAEAEQEDEYCPVVIRRKVFATTPMTVDDALYFMELVGHDFYLFIDSENGRPSVVYRRKGWDYGLIGLDEQADAASPEGLEEQLVQAGAARG
- the secA gene encoding preprotein translocase subunit SecA, giving the protein MASILERVLRVGEGRTLKRLEHYAKAVNALEEDFSSLSDEELKHETVELRERYVGGESLDDLLPEAFAAIREAAKRTLGMRPYDVQLMGGAALHLGNIAEMKTGEGKTLVATTAAYLNALAGRGVHIITVNDFLASYQSELMGRVFRALGMTTGCIVAGQTPAERREQYQADITYGTNNEFGFDYLRDNMAWQSADMVQRGHFFAIVDEVDSILIDEARTPLIISGPASGEANRWFGEFARLAQRLVPGEDFEVDEKKRTVGVLEPGIEKVEDYLGIDNLYESANTPLISFLNNAIKASALFKRDKDYVVMNGEVLIVDEHTGRILVGRRYNEGIHQAIEAKEGVQVKAENQTLATVTLQNYFRLYSKLSGMTGTAETEAAEFMSTYKLGVVAIPTNKPMVRIDQPDLVYKNEEAKFAQVVEDIVERHRNGQPVLVGTTSVEKSEYLSRLLAKKGVRHEVLNAKNHAREAAIIAQAGRLGAVTVATNMAGRGTDIMLGGNAEFIAVQEMHEKGLSPAETPEEYEAEWDGVFDRVKSAVATEAEKVLAAGGLYVLGTERHESRRIDNQLRGRSGRQGDPGESRFYLSLTDDLMRLFNSGAAESLMSRGVPDDVAIESKVVTRAIRSAQSQVEVRNAEIRKNVLKYDDVLNRQREAIYGDRRHILQGDDLHERTQHFLEDVIDEVLDQHIGEGNPDEWDFDALWAELKTLYPIGITIDEVVAEAGEKGRINREFVRSEILSDAKLAYGRREEQLGSPAMRELERRVVLSVIDRRWRDHLYEMDYLKDGIGLRAMAQRDPLVEYQREGYAMFQQMMGSIREETVGFLFNLEVEVNPAGAAGPTIAARGLTRAEAPEDKLSYSAPSDSGGVEVRNQRGQVQQAATQRARRAVAAQQLAPRPTGQEVARGAFGQPTSAESGADEAPQNRAQRRAQERRGR